From a single Rickettsia endosymbiont of Cantharis rufa genomic region:
- a CDS encoding phosphatase PAP2 family protein, producing MFEVFYNFCGLNQEIFLFLNKITNIGSISYFLKIISLCFNIANFALIYILYCIYFYIQLKKIKNATKRQNKFWYGYNKLVEIGIIYAVFGLIFTALKFSVNLPRPYCSLPIDSFTTIINTANERCFSSFPSSHAALSVLVTYFAWNYIKLPLKILMICVIMLVSLSRISLATHYPSDIIYGIAIAFITILIGKLIYRVFAGNIIRRIGVLILTTYKNLIFNLESF from the coding sequence ATGTTTGAAGTTTTTTATAATTTTTGCGGCTTAAATCAAGAAATATTCTTATTTTTAAATAAAATTACTAATATCGGCTCTATATCTTATTTTTTAAAAATAATTTCTCTTTGTTTTAATATCGCTAATTTTGCCCTGATATATATTTTATACTGCATATATTTTTATATTCAATTAAAGAAAATTAAAAACGCCACTAAACGACAAAATAAATTTTGGTACGGTTATAATAAGTTAGTGGAAATTGGTATAATATACGCAGTATTCGGTTTAATTTTTACAGCTCTTAAATTTTCCGTTAATTTACCTCGTCCTTATTGTAGTCTTCCTATAGATAGTTTCACAACAATAATAAATACTGCAAATGAAAGATGCTTTTCAAGTTTTCCGAGCAGCCACGCAGCTCTTAGCGTTTTAGTCACATATTTTGCTTGGAATTATATAAAATTACCATTAAAAATCTTAATGATTTGTGTTATTATGCTCGTATCTTTATCTCGCATAAGCCTTGCCACGCATTACCCAAGTGATATAATTTACGGCATTGCTATTGCATTTATAACAATATTGATAGGTAAATTAATTTATCGAGTCTTTGCGGGTAATATAATAAGAAGAATTGGTGTTTTAATTCTTACTACATATAAAAACTTGATTTTTAATCTTGAAAGTTTTTAA
- a CDS encoding type II toxin-antitoxin system RelB/DinJ family antitoxin, giving the protein MSTDSIVRARINEGVKEEAALVLAAMGLTLSDAVRMLLFRVAREKALPFEPLIPNDETIKAMKAARSDKLVHVGNINNLSSDLNEND; this is encoded by the coding sequence ATGTCTACTGATTCTATTGTGCGAGCCCGTATTAATGAAGGGGTTAAAGAAGAAGCAGCTTTAGTGCTTGCTGCTATGGGGCTTACTTTATCCGATGCTGTTCGTATGCTTTTATTTCGTGTTGCTCGTGAAAAAGCGTTGCCGTTTGAACCGCTTATCCCAAATGATGAAACAATTAAGGCCATGAAAGCTGCAAGAAGCGACAAATTAGTTCATGTTGGTAATATAAATAATTTGTCGTCCGATTTAAATGAGAACGATTAA
- a CDS encoding LptF/LptG family permease, giving the protein MLLYRKYFIKNILPLLIVVTFSVTSIVWITQVLKLLYLFDKGIKVMDFVSLIALVLPTLLFILLPVITVIAVIYIYNNLKVERQLIILQASGVNNLQLTLPALYVALIVMLLAHYISSTILPLSHMNLKSRLSFIKNNYISSMIEEKTFNKITKDITVFIDKKSAGNTMNGVIIFDNRNADNPSVVFADSGTLNIYDNNPIFELNKGLRQEYDVNGNLTQLTFDSLMIKLQNDNPLASQRTQHNKEANEYYISELLDPPHDLAITKKIKLIAEAHQRIIWPLYNFVLPFLALAVFLRYPYSKKTTFVPVLFSALTVLFVTSIHFILQNFASKNLDFIFACYSNLVIALTMGLYLFVRKRI; this is encoded by the coding sequence ATGTTACTATACAGAAAATACTTTATAAAAAATATCCTACCGCTTCTTATAGTCGTTACTTTTTCAGTGACTAGTATAGTATGGATAACGCAGGTATTAAAGCTTTTATATTTATTTGATAAAGGTATAAAAGTTATGGACTTCGTCAGTTTAATAGCGTTAGTACTCCCTACTTTACTATTTATTCTATTACCAGTAATAACGGTTATTGCCGTAATCTATATCTATAATAATTTAAAAGTCGAACGACAGCTAATTATACTACAAGCTTCAGGAGTTAATAATTTACAACTAACATTGCCTGCTTTATATGTCGCATTAATAGTTATGCTACTTGCTCATTATATATCTTCCACCATCCTACCTTTATCTCACATGAACTTAAAATCACGTTTAAGCTTTATAAAGAATAATTATATCTCAAGTATGATTGAGGAGAAAACTTTTAATAAAATAACTAAAGATATCACTGTTTTTATAGATAAAAAATCGGCAGGAAATACTATGAACGGTGTAATAATATTTGATAATCGTAATGCCGATAACCCATCAGTAGTATTTGCAGATTCAGGTACTCTTAATATATATGATAATAACCCGATTTTTGAACTTAATAAAGGTCTAAGACAAGAATATGATGTAAACGGTAATTTAACTCAGCTAACTTTTGATTCTTTAATGATAAAGCTACAAAATGATAATCCTTTAGCATCACAAAGAACTCAACATAACAAAGAAGCAAACGAATATTATATAAGCGAATTACTTGACCCTCCTCATGATTTAGCTATTACTAAAAAAATTAAATTAATTGCTGAAGCACATCAAAGAATAATTTGGCCTTTATATAATTTTGTATTACCTTTTTTAGCACTTGCGGTTTTTTTGAGATATCCTTATAGCAAAAAGACAACTTTTGTGCCGGTATTATTTTCAGCTTTGACAGTATTATTTGTTACTTCAATTCATTTTATATTGCAAAATTTTGCTTCAAAAAATCTAGATTTTATTTTTGCGTGTTATTCCAATTTGGTTATTGCCTTAACGATGGGATTATATTTATTTGTACGTAAAAGAATATAA
- a CDS encoding DNA polymerase III subunit chi, with amino-acid sequence MQQFSIYQTSDELLLKSILLLIEKCYHSDLKSVVLTIDVDQQEMLNKGLWTYSRKQFIPHGSKLDPQPEKQPIYITDELQNPSNASVLILISPIDIEKILQVKDYIEVFKRIIIITDLPEDLKELTAKINKFTTPQNKIDCFKQDARSSWNKVE; translated from the coding sequence ATGCAGCAATTTAGTATTTATCAAACAAGCGATGAATTACTTCTAAAATCGATATTGCTTCTGATAGAAAAATGCTATCACTCTGATCTTAAAAGTGTTGTATTAACAATAGATGTAGATCAACAAGAAATGCTTAATAAAGGTCTTTGGACTTATTCACGTAAACAATTTATACCTCACGGCAGTAAACTTGATCCACAACCTGAAAAACAGCCGATTTATATTACCGATGAGTTACAAAATCCTAGTAATGCTAGTGTACTTATTCTCATTTCTCCTATAGATATAGAAAAAATTTTACAAGTTAAAGACTATATAGAAGTTTTTAAAAGAATAATTATAATAACTGATTTGCCGGAAGATTTAAAAGAATTAACGGCAAAAATAAATAAATTTACTACACCACAAAACAAAATTGATTGCTTTAAACAAGACGCGCGAAGTTCGTGGAATAAAGTAGAATAG
- a CDS encoding IS3 family transposase has translation MPIRYAWIKENRGNFSISAMCKFMKVSRNGYYEWLNNLGCNRVKEGNELTNRIEIIFKEGRGNYGTRPIKKELSRQDITASRRRIARLIKEANLLCKTKRKFKAITDSNHNKQIAPNLLNREFTVYAANCYWVGDITYVPTGEGWLYLATVIDLFSRKIIGWSMSNNMRADLVNNALLMAIWQRKPAKGLIWHTDRGSQYCSDSHLKIIKQHGIKQSMGRKGNCLDNAVAESFFHTIKTELMYQYKFKTKEEAKYAIFEYIEVFYNRIRMYSANDYLSPVRYEEIQNCA, from the coding sequence ATCCCAATAAGGTACGCATGGATAAAGGAAAACAGAGGTAATTTTTCCATTTCTGCTATGTGTAAATTTATGAAAGTATCACGTAATGGTTATTATGAATGGTTAAATAATCTTGGATGTAATAGGGTTAAAGAAGGTAATGAATTAACAAACAGAATTGAAATTATCTTTAAAGAAGGTAGAGGTAATTATGGAACTAGACCTATTAAAAAGGAACTATCACGGCAAGATATAACTGCTAGTAGGAGACGCATTGCAAGACTAATAAAAGAAGCTAATTTGCTATGTAAAACTAAACGTAAATTTAAAGCCATTACTGACTCTAATCATAATAAGCAAATTGCTCCTAATTTATTAAATAGAGAGTTTACAGTTTATGCTGCTAATTGTTATTGGGTTGGAGACATAACCTATGTGCCAACTGGTGAAGGCTGGCTATATTTAGCAACTGTTATTGATCTATTTTCTAGAAAAATTATAGGATGGTCTATGAGTAATAACATGAGAGCTGATTTGGTTAATAATGCTTTATTAATGGCAATATGGCAACGTAAACCAGCAAAAGGGCTTATTTGGCATACTGATAGAGGTAGTCAATATTGTTCTGATAGTCATTTAAAAATTATAAAACAACATGGTATCAAACAGAGTATGGGTCGTAAAGGAAATTGCTTGGATAATGCTGTTGCTGAAAGTTTCTTTCATACTATAAAAACAGAATTAATGTATCAATATAAATTTAAAACTAAGGAGGAAGCAAAATATGCCATATTTGAATATATAGAGGTATTTTATAACCGTATCAGAATGTATTCTGCTAACGATTATTTATCACCAGTAAGATATGAAGAGATACAAAATTGCGCTTAA
- the dusB gene encoding tRNA dihydrouridine synthase DusB: MIKIGDIVLSSNIILAPMSGVTDLEFRRLVKRFGAGLVVSEMVASRAMIVESRQSLQKSAIMRDDATSACVQLAGCEPNVIAEAAKMNEDMGAKIIDLNFGCPAKKVVGGYAGSALMRDEQLAAKIFEATVKAVKLPVTVKMRMGWDDQTKNATSLAKIAESSGIQMVTVHGRTRCQFYSGNADWDFIRSVKEVVRIPVIANGDITNFAKAKEALQKSGADGIMVGRGAYGKPWLISQIDHYLKTGEEKTVPSISEQLDVVTEHYEAILDYYGESAGVPIARKHIGWYSSGLPNSAEFRCAVNLMNDPAEVKEKIAEFYTSVMETNK; the protein is encoded by the coding sequence ATGATCAAAATCGGTGATATTGTACTTTCTTCAAATATAATCCTTGCTCCAATGTCGGGTGTTACGGATTTGGAATTTAGAAGATTGGTGAAAAGATTCGGTGCAGGGCTGGTAGTTTCTGAAATGGTTGCGAGTAGAGCAATGATTGTGGAATCTAGGCAGTCACTACAAAAAAGTGCCATTATGCGTGATGATGCAACAAGTGCTTGCGTGCAGCTTGCAGGCTGTGAGCCGAATGTAATAGCAGAAGCTGCTAAAATGAACGAGGATATGGGGGCAAAAATTATCGATCTTAATTTTGGTTGTCCGGCGAAAAAGGTGGTAGGCGGTTATGCAGGTTCGGCTTTAATGAGAGACGAGCAGCTCGCAGCTAAGATTTTTGAAGCCACTGTTAAAGCGGTTAAGCTGCCGGTAACCGTTAAAATGCGTATGGGCTGGGATGATCAGACAAAAAACGCAACGAGCTTGGCTAAAATTGCTGAAAGCTCAGGAATTCAGATGGTTACCGTTCACGGTAGAACGAGATGCCAGTTTTATTCCGGTAATGCTGATTGGGATTTTATACGATCAGTTAAAGAAGTTGTAAGGATTCCGGTTATTGCTAACGGTGATATTACTAATTTTGCTAAGGCAAAAGAAGCTCTGCAAAAATCCGGTGCGGACGGTATTATGGTCGGTAGAGGAGCGTACGGTAAGCCTTGGCTTATTTCACAAATCGATCATTATCTTAAAACCGGTGAAGAAAAAACTGTCCCCTCTATATCAGAGCAGCTAGATGTTGTAACAGAGCATTATGAGGCAATACTTGATTATTACGGTGAATCCGCGGGCGTACCTATTGCACGTAAACATATCGGCTGGTATAGTAGCGGTTTACCGAATTCGGCAGAGTTTAGGTGTGCGGTTAATTTGATGAACGATCCCGCAGAGGTAAAAGAGAAAATTGCGGAATTTTATACAAGCGTTATGGAGACGAATAAATGA
- a CDS encoding IS1 family transposase, whose protein sequence is MEDFKVTFYFTDGWGSYARLLDPKKHIVSKKYTQRIERGNLNLRTRCKRLTRKTICFSKSLDIHDKVIGTLIERIAF, encoded by the coding sequence CTGGAGGATTTTAAGGTTACTTTTTACTTTACAGATGGATGGGGAAGTTATGCTAGGTTATTAGATCCCAAAAAACACATTGTTAGTAAAAAATATACTCAACGGATAGAACGGGGTAACTTAAATCTTAGAACAAGATGCAAAAGACTGACACGTAAAACAATTTGTTTTTCCAAGTCATTGGATATTCATGATAAAGTCATCGGAACTCTTATTGAACGTATAGCCTTTTAA
- a CDS encoding IS1 family transposase, producing the protein MNHSINTIEVIIAPEIDEQWSYVQNKSKQRWLWYSLDKILLKVVAYTFGTRCDSTSESLLKKTGGF; encoded by the coding sequence ATAAATCATTCTATCAATACGATAGAAGTAATTATTGCTCCTGAAATAGATGAACAATGGTCTTATGTACAGAATAAATCCAAACAAAGATGGCTTTGGTATTCTTTGGATAAGATTTTGTTAAAAGTAGTTGCTTATACTTTTGGTACAAGATGTGATAGCACATCAGAATCATTACTGAAAAAAACTGGAGGATTTTAA
- the lpxD gene encoding UDP-3-O-(3-hydroxymyristoyl)glucosamine N-acyltransferase, whose amino-acid sequence MVSSNFYKNLGPRKLTAIIDFLQDIIEAPKIYEDIVIHDIKILQEASSSDISFLSNPKYFEFLKTTKAAACIVPKDFSEKIDPNTVLLRATNSYFAYGKLIDFFYAPIKSYPAKIMKSACIADSATIGKNCYIGHNVVIEDDAVIGDDSVIESGSFIGRGVSLGRNAKIESNVSINYAIIGDDVVILAGAKIGQDGFGFSTKRGVHHKIFHIGIVKIGNNVEIGANTTIDRGSLQDTIIEDLCRIDNLVQIGHSVRIGRGSIIVAQAGIAGSTAIGKYCALGGQVGIAGHLNIGDGVQIAAQGGVVQNIEAGKIVGGSPAVPIMDWHRQSIIMKQLVKTSSSKLKK is encoded by the coding sequence ATGGTAAGTAGTAATTTTTATAAAAATCTAGGGCCACGAAAACTAACGGCAATTATAGATTTTTTACAAGATATTATAGAAGCTCCTAAAATCTATGAAGATATAGTAATTCATGATATTAAGATTTTACAAGAAGCATCTTCAAGCGATATTAGCTTTTTAAGCAATCCTAAATACTTCGAATTTTTAAAAACTACCAAAGCTGCTGCTTGCATCGTACCAAAAGATTTCTCCGAAAAAATAGATCCAAATACCGTTTTACTACGTGCTACAAATTCATATTTTGCTTACGGCAAATTGATTGATTTTTTTTATGCTCCTATTAAATCATACCCTGCTAAAATAATGAAATCAGCCTGTATTGCAGATTCGGCAACTATCGGAAAAAATTGTTATATAGGTCATAACGTCGTTATCGAAGATGACGCTGTTATAGGTGATGATAGTGTTATAGAATCCGGTAGTTTTATAGGTAGAGGTGTAAGCTTAGGCAGAAATGCTAAAATAGAATCAAATGTCTCAATAAATTACGCAATTATAGGCGATGATGTCGTCATACTTGCAGGTGCAAAAATAGGACAAGATGGATTTGGATTTTCTACCAAAAGGGGCGTACATCATAAAATATTTCATATAGGAATAGTTAAAATCGGCAATAATGTTGAAATTGGTGCAAACACTACCATTGATAGAGGCTCGCTCCAAGATACAATTATAGAAGATTTATGCCGCATAGATAACTTAGTACAAATAGGACACAGCGTAAGAATAGGCAGAGGTTCTATTATTGTAGCACAAGCAGGTATAGCAGGTAGCACCGCAATCGGTAAATATTGCGCTCTTGGAGGACAGGTAGGAATCGCTGGACATCTGAATATAGGCGACGGGGTACAGATAGCAGCACAAGGCGGCGTAGTACAAAATATAGAAGCAGGTAAGATTGTCGGCGGTAGCCCCGCGGTACCTATTATGGATTGGCATAGACAATCTATTATTATGAAACAATTAGTAAAGACTTCTAGTAGCAAATTAAAAAAGTAG
- the fabZ gene encoding 3-hydroxyacyl-ACP dehydratase FabZ, with product MIIDITEIMDLIPHRYPFLLVDRVLEIDLNKSILGIKNVTVNEPQFTGHFPARPVMPGVLMVEAMAQLAAILVAKSLGSTRNKEVFLMAIENAKFRRIVQPGDTMHIHATIEQQRVNVWKFSSAVTVEGEIAAESKFTAMIKDRT from the coding sequence ATGATTATCGATATTACAGAAATTATGGATCTGATACCTCATCGTTATCCATTTTTATTAGTAGATAGAGTACTTGAAATTGACCTTAATAAATCAATATTAGGCATTAAAAACGTTACTGTTAACGAACCGCAATTTACAGGGCATTTTCCGGCAAGACCTGTTATGCCCGGTGTTCTAATGGTTGAGGCTATGGCACAGCTTGCGGCTATATTAGTTGCTAAATCTTTAGGCTCCACTAGGAATAAAGAAGTGTTTTTAATGGCTATTGAAAATGCAAAATTTCGTAGAATCGTTCAGCCCGGAGATACTATGCATATCCATGCTACTATTGAACAGCAGAGAGTTAACGTATGGAAATTTTCAAGTGCGGTTACAGTCGAAGGTGAAATAGCCGCAGAAAGTAAATTTACTGCAATGATTAAAGATAGAACGTAA
- the lpxA gene encoding acyl-ACP--UDP-N-acetylglucosamine O-acyltransferase, with product MSNSNTQLTAIHPTTIIADGAKLGKNIKIGPYCIISAEVVLHDNVELKSHVVIEGITEIGENTIIYPFASIGQPPQILKYANERSSTIIGSNNTIREYVTVQAGSQGGGMVTRIGNNNLFMVGVHIGHDCKIGNNVVFANYVNLAGHIEVGDYAIIGGLSAVHQYARIGEYSMIGGLSPVGADVIPFGLVSSKRAVLEGLNLIGMNRKGFDKAGSLSALKAIEEIFSGEGNFAERIKQVTEKYKNNSIIMQIIDFLNQDSSRAFCRFEK from the coding sequence GTGTCAAATTCTAATACCCAGCTAACAGCAATACATCCTACGACTATAATTGCAGATGGTGCAAAGCTCGGTAAAAACATAAAAATCGGTCCGTATTGTATTATAAGTGCTGAAGTAGTACTTCATGATAATGTAGAGCTAAAATCTCATGTAGTAATTGAAGGGATCACTGAAATCGGTGAAAACACGATTATTTATCCTTTTGCATCAATTGGTCAACCTCCGCAAATCTTAAAATATGCTAATGAGCGATCAAGCACAATAATCGGCTCTAATAATACTATTAGAGAATACGTTACGGTGCAAGCAGGAAGCCAAGGTGGCGGAATGGTGACAAGAATAGGAAATAATAATTTATTTATGGTCGGTGTTCATATCGGTCATGACTGTAAAATCGGTAATAACGTAGTATTTGCTAATTACGTAAACCTAGCAGGTCATATTGAGGTAGGTGATTACGCAATAATAGGTGGATTATCGGCAGTTCATCAATATGCTAGAATCGGTGAGTATTCGATGATCGGCGGGCTATCACCGGTCGGAGCAGACGTAATACCTTTTGGGCTTGTAAGCAGTAAGCGTGCGGTGCTTGAGGGTTTAAATCTAATTGGTATGAATAGAAAAGGTTTTGATAAAGCGGGGTCTTTAAGTGCTTTAAAAGCTATCGAAGAAATCTTCTCAGGCGAAGGTAATTTTGCTGAGCGTATAAAACAAGTTACAGAGAAGTATAAAAATAATTCTATAATAATGCAAATTATCGATTTTCTTAATCAAGATAGTAGTAGAGCATTTTGTCGTTTTGAGAAGTGA
- a CDS encoding IS6 family transposase, whose amino-acid sequence MHITQAPKRHRFPASIISHVVWLYHRFNSSYRDVQEQMAYRGIILSHETVRFWCNKFAVYFQDVIRKRGRKPTDKWHLDEMNIEIKGEVFILWRAVDSEGYELEVLLQKRRNKKSDIRFLSRLLGNYPSPRVIVTDKLRSYIKPVKLMCPKTKYRTHKRLNNRVENAHQPTRQKERILIKFKHPNPAQCTLSLMSKVRNIFAVDVGRYNKKAPEQRIAFTSAKDVWDEATQRLLAA is encoded by the coding sequence ATGCATATTACTCAAGCCCCGAAGAGACATCGTTTTCCAGCAAGTATTATCAGTCATGTAGTATGGTTATATCATCGTTTTAATAGTAGCTACCGAGATGTTCAAGAACAGATGGCATATCGAGGTATTATTTTGAGTCATGAGACTGTAAGATTTTGGTGCAATAAATTTGCAGTTTATTTTCAAGATGTCATCAGGAAGAGAGGGCGGAAGCCAACTGATAAATGGCATTTAGATGAGATGAACATCGAGATCAAAGGTGAAGTATTCATATTATGGAGAGCTGTTGATTCTGAGGGGTATGAGTTAGAAGTATTGTTGCAGAAGCGTCGTAACAAGAAGTCAGATATTAGGTTTTTATCAAGATTACTGGGTAATTATCCTTCTCCAAGAGTAATTGTTACTGATAAGCTAAGGAGTTACATTAAACCTGTTAAGCTTATGTGCCCTAAAACTAAGTATCGCACTCATAAGAGACTAAATAACCGCGTTGAGAATGCTCATCAGCCAACTAGGCAAAAAGAGAGGATACTGATTAAATTCAAGCATCCTAACCCAGCACAATGTACATTATCACTGATGAGCAAGGTTAGAAATATATTTGCTGTAGATGTTGGTAGATATAATAAAAAGGCACCCGAGCAAAGAATTGCATTTACATCCGCTAAAGACGTTTGGGATGAAGCTACTCAAAGACTTCTTGCTGCCTGA
- a CDS encoding DUF5424 family protein gives MSNNNYENIYKAYNCFSEATNSAYLAVNNFLELLNVFNKYPTVISLIFSKTVKLDSNITNIIKNGVIIYEISTTIIGVVNTFYKDKKLVDKILKDGQNAINKLIETTTYLSSVVTDITNSYLVDPYQGEEALLFDLQIPNSTSSDYYKFSGEVVNLAEIETY, from the coding sequence ATGAGTAATAATAATTATGAAAACATATACAAAGCATATAATTGTTTTTCAGAAGCAACAAATTCTGCCTATTTAGCTGTAAATAATTTTTTAGAATTACTTAATGTATTCAATAAATACCCTACTGTTATTTCTTTAATTTTTTCTAAAACAGTAAAATTAGACTCTAATATAACAAATATAATTAAAAACGGTGTTATTATATATGAGATATCAACAACTATAATAGGTGTCGTAAATACTTTTTATAAAGATAAAAAACTAGTCGATAAAATATTAAAAGACGGACAAAATGCTATTAATAAGCTTATTGAAACAACAACCTACTTATCATCAGTAGTTACAGATATTACAAATTCTTACTTGGTTGATCCGTATCAAGGAGAAGAAGCGCTATTATTTGACTTACAAATTCCTAACTCTACTAGTAGTGATTATTATAAATTTTCAGGAGAGGTAGTAAATTTAGCTGAAATTGAGACATATTAA